In one window of Bacillota bacterium DNA:
- a CDS encoding phosphoglycerate kinase, with amino-acid sequence MAKKTVKDIDVKGKRVLVRVDFNVPLNDDGQITDDNRIRAALATIRYLLDREARLILMSHLGRPKGEPDDKMRMDPVAKRLEDMLDRPVTKVDDCIGEIPRAAVADMRDGDVVLLENLRFHPGEKKNDDNFARQLAELGEVYVNDAFGTAHRAHASTQGVTEYLLGVAGFLLEKEINMLSKVVDNPERPYVAIIGGAKVSDKIGVLDNLIGKVDSLIIGGGMANTFLKAKGYELGKSLLEEDKVDTAKELIGKAEQKGIKLLLPVDLVVAPGAEPSAESKVVSADAVPEEWMALDIGPETAQIFGNHVKDSSTVVWNGPMGVFEMELFARGTIAVAQALAESGAVTVVGGGDSASAVKKAGVTDRITHVSTGGGASLEFLEGKTLPGVASLQDKEDLVHVGF; translated from the coding sequence TTGGCCAAGAAAACCGTTAAGGATATTGATGTAAAGGGAAAACGAGTTTTAGTAAGAGTTGATTTTAATGTCCCTTTGAATGATGACGGTCAAATAACCGATGACAACAGGATTAGAGCTGCCCTAGCCACTATACGTTACCTTTTAGACCGGGAGGCACGGTTGATTTTGATGTCTCACCTGGGAAGGCCAAAGGGAGAACCTGATGATAAAATGCGTATGGATCCTGTGGCCAAGCGGTTGGAAGATATGCTGGATCGTCCCGTTACTAAAGTTGATGACTGTATTGGTGAAATACCCCGGGCTGCAGTGGCCGACATGCGAGACGGGGATGTGGTTCTGCTGGAAAACCTGCGGTTCCACCCGGGTGAAAAGAAGAATGATGATAATTTTGCCCGGCAGTTAGCTGAGCTAGGTGAGGTTTATGTGAATGATGCCTTCGGAACGGCTCACCGTGCCCATGCTTCCACTCAGGGTGTTACCGAATATTTGCTGGGGGTAGCCGGTTTTTTGCTGGAAAAGGAAATAAACATGCTCAGTAAGGTTGTCGACAACCCGGAACGGCCTTACGTTGCTATTATTGGCGGCGCCAAGGTGTCCGACAAGATAGGAGTGCTTGATAATCTCATTGGTAAGGTGGACTCTTTAATTATTGGCGGAGGCATGGCCAATACTTTTTTAAAGGCCAAGGGATATGAATTAGGTAAATCCCTCTTGGAGGAAGATAAGGTTGATACCGCGAAGGAATTGATTGGTAAAGCTGAGCAGAAAGGCATAAAATTATTACTTCCTGTAGATTTGGTAGTTGCACCCGGGGCAGAGCCCAGTGCAGAATCAAAAGTGGTATCTGCAGATGCTGTACCGGAAGAATGGATGGCCTTGGATATTGGACCTGAGACGGCACAAATATTTGGAAACCACGTGAAAGATAGTTCCACTGTCGTTTGGAACGGTCCCATGGGCGTTTTCGAAATGGAGCTTTTTGCCCGGGGGACAATAGCAGTAGCCCAGGCACTGGCGGAAAGCGGTGCCGTTACGGTGGTGGGCGGCGGAGATTCTGCCTCCGCGGTAAAAAAAGCCGGTGTGACCGACCGCATAACCCATGTTTCCACCGGAGGAGGGGCATCTCTCGAATTTTTGGAAGGAAAGACACTGCCCGGGGTAGCTTCCTTGCAGGATAAAGAAGACTTGGTTCATGTGGGGTTTTGA
- the gap gene encoding type I glyceraldehyde-3-phosphate dehydrogenase gives MAVKVGINGFGRIGRLVLRAALLNPDLEIVAINHKSRRLQADVNYAKTLAHTLKYDSVHGTLDAEVNGDNNSLWINGREIKVFAEGDPAALPWKELGVQIVVESTGKFRNVEGASGHLKAGAKKVVISAPAKGNCFTVVMGVNEGEYDPSRDNILSNASCTTNCLAPVAKVIHEKFEIIKGLMTTVHSVTNDQQMLDMPHRDLRRGRSGNMSIIPTTTGAAKAVSVVLPELEGKLNGMAMRVPTPNVSVVDLVVNIGKSATAEEVNNTLKNASQGPLKGILGYSELPLVSVDFNGNSHSSIVDAPSTMVIGDNMIKVVAWYDNEWGYSSRVVDLVSYIAQRGI, from the coding sequence ATGGCAGTTAAGGTGGGAATTAATGGTTTTGGTCGTATTGGGCGGTTGGTGCTTCGAGCGGCGCTCTTAAACCCCGACCTGGAAATTGTGGCTATAAACCATAAATCCCGAAGACTTCAGGCTGATGTAAACTATGCCAAAACTCTGGCCCACACTCTAAAATATGATTCTGTGCACGGAACACTTGATGCTGAAGTAAACGGCGACAATAATTCCCTTTGGATAAACGGCAGGGAAATTAAGGTGTTTGCGGAGGGTGATCCTGCCGCTCTTCCGTGGAAGGAATTGGGTGTACAGATTGTGGTGGAATCAACAGGTAAATTTAGAAATGTTGAGGGTGCGTCCGGGCACCTAAAAGCCGGAGCTAAAAAAGTGGTTATTAGTGCTCCCGCTAAGGGAAACTGCTTTACCGTTGTCATGGGGGTGAATGAGGGAGAATATGATCCTTCCCGTGATAATATTTTATCCAATGCATCATGTACCACTAACTGCCTGGCCCCTGTGGCTAAGGTTATACATGAGAAGTTCGAAATTATAAAGGGATTGATGACTACAGTACATTCGGTAACCAACGACCAGCAGATGCTGGATATGCCTCACCGGGATTTAAGACGCGGCCGGTCAGGTAATATGTCCATTATTCCTACCACTACGGGAGCAGCTAAGGCAGTTTCCGTGGTATTACCGGAACTTGAGGGTAAGTTAAACGGTATGGCTATGCGGGTGCCCACACCTAATGTCTCAGTGGTGGACCTGGTAGTTAATATTGGAAAATCAGCTACAGCAGAAGAAGTAAATAATACATTAAAAAATGCATCCCAGGGCCCCTTAAAGGGTATACTTGGTTACAGTGAATTGCCCTTGGTTTCCGTGGACTTTAACGGGAATTCCCATTCTTCTATAGTAGATGCTCCTTCTACCATGGTTATCGGTGATAATATGATTAAAGTAGTAGCTTGGTATGACAATGAGTGGGGATATTCCAGCCGGGTGGTGGATCTGGTTTCGTATATTGCCCAAAGGGGTATATAG
- a CDS encoding DUF1405 domain-containing protein — MNALKWLWKDLWQNPWQPKYMWPLIIINIVGSALGYWWYRGQLMQNPWHLWILISDSPLSTTVFAIALLLACVWRRIPFLTAVGLATTFKYGLWALVVLTHYWFVTHDVGLVEIGLWLGHLGMVLEAFIFMRNAQVTCLAVMGVLAWMGLNDFVDYVFDLHPYLFLPSQFSLGMGAAVLITVSVGVLISKRALTRREW, encoded by the coding sequence ATGAATGCATTAAAGTGGTTGTGGAAAGATTTGTGGCAAAATCCGTGGCAGCCCAAGTATATGTGGCCTTTAATTATTATCAACATTGTTGGTTCGGCTTTGGGGTACTGGTGGTACCGCGGCCAGCTCATGCAAAATCCATGGCACTTATGGATTTTAATATCCGACAGTCCATTATCAACCACTGTCTTTGCCATAGCGCTTTTGTTAGCTTGTGTATGGAGGCGGATCCCTTTTTTGACTGCTGTAGGGCTGGCCACCACATTTAAATACGGTTTATGGGCCCTTGTAGTTTTGACACACTATTGGTTTGTAACTCACGATGTAGGGCTGGTAGAGATAGGATTATGGCTGGGGCACCTGGGCATGGTTTTAGAAGCATTTATTTTCATGCGCAATGCACAAGTTACATGTTTGGCAGTGATGGGTGTGTTGGCCTGGATGGGATTAAATGACTTTGTGGATTACGTTTTTGACTTACACCCTTACCTGTTTTTACCGTCCCAATTTAGTTTGGGCATGGGAGCAGCTGTGCTTATTACGGTCTCTGTGGGAGTATTAATAAGCAAGAGGGCACTGACGAGGCGTGAGTGGTGA
- the rpoN gene encoding RNA polymerase factor sigma-54, protein MRMGFGLNVEQTQKLIMTPELRQAITILQLSSLELENYIDQQLEENPLLELRDDQPEIQNEPTETKETKETEEPADKEQGEEYDIDWKEYFHDSSDIGMPRQERNRDKENYTFESFVSQPSTLGDHLSFQLQMADVDDKGMDIGEYVIGNIDHNGYLQVSPEDMAEHLLVPVSEVLDVLKVIHSFDPPGVGACTLQECLILQVQHMELKDELLEQVINRHLIDIAKGKYTQMAQLLGVAVQEIQRVADVLKTLDPKPGRNFYSPNDNRYITPDVVVEKVDDEYIVLVNDSSYMPRLTINSTYRAVLGEGNSHDSKTKRFVESKLNAATWLIRSIEQRRLTLYKVASCLVELQSDFLEHGVKHLKPLNLRKVAEIVGLHESTVSRATSNKYIQTPQGVFEMKFFFSSGLDNASGGMVSAQSIKKMLQELIDSEDSSKPLNDQRISEIFAAKGTKISRRTVAKYRDELGIPPIRKRKRY, encoded by the coding sequence ATGCGCATGGGTTTTGGCCTTAATGTTGAACAAACCCAAAAATTAATAATGACACCCGAATTGCGCCAGGCCATAACCATTTTGCAATTATCATCCCTGGAACTGGAAAACTATATCGATCAGCAGCTCGAGGAAAATCCGCTGTTGGAATTAAGGGATGATCAGCCCGAAATACAAAATGAGCCCACAGAAACTAAAGAAACCAAAGAGACCGAGGAACCCGCGGATAAAGAGCAGGGTGAGGAATACGATATCGATTGGAAAGAGTATTTCCACGATAGCAGTGATATAGGGATGCCGCGGCAGGAAAGAAATAGGGATAAGGAAAATTACACCTTTGAAAGTTTTGTCAGCCAGCCGTCTACCCTGGGTGATCATTTAAGTTTTCAATTACAGATGGCGGATGTGGATGATAAAGGAATGGATATCGGGGAATATGTTATTGGAAATATAGACCACAACGGTTATTTGCAGGTATCCCCCGAGGATATGGCTGAACACTTGCTGGTACCTGTTTCCGAGGTCTTAGATGTGTTAAAGGTGATTCACAGTTTCGACCCTCCCGGGGTAGGGGCCTGCACATTGCAGGAGTGCCTGATATTGCAGGTACAACATATGGAACTAAAAGATGAGCTCCTGGAGCAAGTAATTAACAGGCACTTAATTGATATAGCTAAAGGTAAATATACCCAGATGGCTCAACTACTAGGTGTGGCGGTGCAGGAAATACAAAGGGTTGCCGATGTTTTGAAGACCCTTGATCCCAAACCAGGGCGGAACTTTTATTCCCCCAACGATAACCGGTACATTACCCCCGATGTAGTGGTGGAGAAGGTGGATGACGAATATATTGTTTTAGTTAATGATTCCTCTTATATGCCCCGGCTGACCATAAATTCTACGTACCGCGCTGTGCTGGGTGAGGGAAATAGCCATGACTCAAAAACAAAGCGTTTTGTAGAATCCAAATTGAATGCGGCAACGTGGTTAATCCGTAGTATAGAGCAAAGACGATTAACTTTATATAAAGTAGCAAGTTGTTTAGTTGAACTACAGAGCGACTTTTTAGAACACGGGGTTAAACACCTCAAGCCGCTTAATTTACGAAAAGTAGCTGAAATAGTAGGTTTACACGAGTCTACTGTTAGTCGTGCAACTTCCAACAAGTATATACAAACACCCCAGGGAGTTTTTGAAATGAAATTCTTTTTCTCCTCGGGACTTGATAATGCTTCGGGGGGTATGGTTTCAGCTCAAAGCATTAAGAAAATGTTGCAGGAGCTTATTGATTCCGAAGACTCCTCCAAACCCCTTAACGACCAGCGAATATCAGAAATTTTTGCTGCAAAGGGAACTAAAATCTCCCGCCGTACGGTGGCCAAATACCGGGATGAATTGGGTATTCCCCCCATCAGAAAAAGAAAACGATACTAA